GTGCCAGTAATTGTTGGGTAATCAGGGCAATTTGGTTTTTCTGCTGTTCGATCTCAGCTTTTTGGCGGTTGATTTGGTCGGCTTCCGCCTTTAAGTTTTTCAAAATTTGCTGGTCGGCTTGAAACACCAATTTGATCTGGCGACGCCGGTCGGAAAATTGACTGAGATTTTGGCTGGAAAGCAGCATTCCCCATCCTTGGTGAGAGAGCTGCTGGCGTTGCAGGAAACGCAAACGGGCGACGGTAGCGGCTTGCTTTTGTTGATAAGAGCGTTCTGCGATCGCTAGATCCTCTTGCAACGCCTTTAAGCCCTGAGTGGCTCGTTGTAATTGGTACTGATAGTCATTCAGCTGGGTGCCCGTTAGTTCCAGGTTTTGCTGCAAGCCACTGAGTGTTCCCTGAGCGGCTTTCTGGAGTTTTGATAAGCGATCGCGTTCTTTAGAATAATTAGACCGCTGCCGATCCAGTTGTTGCTGCATCTGTCGCAGCGTTTCTACTGTGACGGGTGACGGCGAAGGTAAATCTTCAGCTAGCACCGGCATCACTAGCAAAAACCAAAGGAAAATTAGGCAACAAACAACCGGCAACCGGCACTGATGCCAAATATTTTTCCTTTTTGCTGAAAATGGTGCTTTCATCCTTTCAAACTCAGTCGTGCCAAAACGCCGAATTTCATCATGATGCCACCAGAAATTTTATTCACCTAATATTTCAGTGCCCCTTTCCACCCCTCTCCACGCCCAACCCTCACCGAAAAGCACAGAGGGGTTGGGCGTGAGGTGTTCTCACCATGAACAATTATCCGGGCTTGATAGGACTGCAAGCTGCGGCAGTTTAACAATTTAGCATTTAGCTAGAGGATCGATGTTGGACACTGGCAACGATTTGTTTTGACAACCGAATCAGCTGATAAGCACCGGATGCGCCTAAATTTTGGTATTGATTGGGCTGTAGTTTGGATTTCTCTAAATATTTAGGCTCGGTCAAAATCAGTACCGAAGGTGGCTTGGCCTGAGTCGCCGCGATCGCTTCAATATATTCCATTGCCGAGGCAACTTTGGCAAAGTAATTCACCGGGCGCTGCGTGTAAAATACGACACTCGGTTTTTTGAAACCAATCATCAATATGGCTTCCCCTGGCTGCTGGACTTGGGCGATTCGTGCCGATAATTCCCGCAGCGGCAACTGACGGGCTTGATCCATCATGAAGTAGGCAGGTGTGATCGTAAAGATGATAAAAGCCATAAATCCGATTAGATTCGGACTCCACAGCCAACGCCACCGCCGTCGTTTCAGCAGTAACAGCCCTGCCCAAATAGCGGTTGCCCCCCAGATGATGCCTCCCCGCACCGTCAAACCGGAGCGTTGAACCATTTGGCGCAGATCGGGCACAGCAGGGTCATACCCTAAGAAGTTTGGGCTGTATAGAATCGCACCTGCCAAAACTGATAAAAACACCACATTGACAACGCCACTCCAAAAGAAAGGACGGAGGAATGAGGACTGAGTGGGGAATTCTCCTTCTGGCTGGTTAACTGCTAATTCTTGAGTACTGACTTCTTCTTCCTCAGTCCTCAGTCCTTTCACCCCAGTCCTCAATTGATCGCTGAACAAAAGTGCCACCAGAATTCCTGCGGCTGGCATTAAAGGCAGCACATAGCTGGGGAGTTTTGTCACTGCAACGGTGAAGAAGCCAAAGATCCCGGCAAACCAAAACAGAGCAAATAAACCTAAATGAGTGGAACGGGGGGAGTCCCGCCATTTGCCACACTGCCAAAAGCGGAGACGGGCAATCGCGACCGGCAAATAAATCGACCAAGGCGCAAAACCCAGCAGCACCACTAGGAAGTAAAAATACCAGGGTGCCCAGTGGTGATTGACAACGCCTGTGAAGCGTTCCAAGTTGTGATAGCCAAAAAACTTATTAACGTAGTTTTCGCCGTTCCGTAAAATCACCAAAACATACCAAGGCACTGCCAAAACCAACACCAGTGCCAAGCCCCGAATCGGGAACATCTCCCGTAACACTTCCTGAGCCTTGCCCAGGTAAAGTAGAAAAGCCCCAATAATCAGAACGGGTAAGACAATGCCGACCGGCCCTTTTGTCAAAATCGCCAACGCAACTAGCACGTAGAAAGCGAGATACCAACGAGTTTGGAGCGCGGGTTGGTTGGTGTTGACATAGCCAAGAAAAAAAGAAAGTAGCGCACAACCCACGCAGCCGGTTAGCAGCATATCTGAGACGCCTGTGCGTCCCCAGACAATCATTTCTGGATTCAGCGCGATCGCAGCCGCACCCAGCAAAGCCGATAGCCACAACTGACGCCGCCGCGTCCCCTCCCTGGCTTGCCCCGTCACCGCACTAGGAGAAGGAAGCCCATAGTAGCGCAACGTATAGAAGCCTAATCCTGTCACCGCGATCGCAGACAGCGCCGAAGGCAATCGCACCGCCCATTCATTGACGCCAATCAGTTTATAAGCGATCGCCATCAGCCAGTAAACTAACGGCGGCTTATCAAAGCGCGTCTCTCCATTAAAATACGGTGTAATCCAATCTCCCGTCACCGTCATCTGGCGGGCAGCTTCAGCAAACAGCGGCTCAGTTTCATCAACCAGACCGATATTCCCTAAATTCCACACAAAAGCCACCAAGCAAACCACCAGCACCCACAGAATCGATAAACTCCAGGCAATGCTGGGATGCTTCTCCCAAGATTTCCACCAACTTCTAACCGTTCGATTAACCCTAAATTTCATGAACCCCCGAACCGTCCGTCAGTAATGGGCAACCTCAAAAGGCATTTTCCCAGACCTTAATCTAGCTGGAAATGCGACGCCAGCGCACCCATTGCAGGATGTCATCACTCCCGCCTACCCAGCAGCATTTCCTGACTCTGGCAAAACCTACGAGTTCCCTAAATTATTCGTGGTTGATGGGTAATGGGTAAGGAATCATGGGTGAATAGCACTGACACAAGAAGACGCAAGGAGCCGGGAAATCAATTTCGAGAGCGAGAAGCTAAAGTAAGCTAAAGCCTACTGCTAAGCCTTTGAACCCGTTTCAATGGGTTGCGATCTTTTCGCCCAAACTGCCCAAACTTTAGTTTAGGGCTGAAGTCAGCGGCCTTCAGTTATGGATAATTCGTCCGTAGAAGAGAAAAACAACTGACTGCTGACTGCTGACTCTGAACAAACCCTAAGACTGCAAAACCAGTTGCCATTCTGATACCTGAGCATTCCACACAGGCAGAGGCGTCTCACCCACAACATACGGCCCCCAATACCGGCGGGAACCATCTTGGGCAAATGCCACCAAAATATCCCCCTTTTTTAGCTGTACATCCCCTCCAGGCAGGGATAAAGTGACGCCTTGGCTGCCCCCTTCTCCTGGGGCAAAATCCCAGTGTGCTGGCTCCCCATAAGATGTCGTTGGTGGCTGATAAGTCAGCAACGCCAGCCGTAGCGGATATTCCGTTTGATTCGTCACCCGTAAAGACCCTTGACGAGTTGCAATTAGCGGTCTTGGTCGATCGTCTGTGGGTGACGCAACTGGTGTAGAATTGGGCAGTTTTCCCGCACCAGGAGTATTTTCCCGTAGTGAAGCGTTCGTTTTTGAGAGCAACGAGGCATTTAACTTGGCTGGATTGAGTTCCACCCGCTCCTGAAGCAGTCCCAGCCCTAACCCGATGAGTCCTAAAAGCACAGCAATTAGAACCCCAGGGTAAACCTTTAAAATCATAAGCTTTTGGATATTCTTTCAGGAGTTTACCTCCCTTAAGGGCGAAAAAGCCCAGCTAAAGACAGACTCTTCTGGTAAGCGATCGCGCCAATCACCATTTTTCATCTACGCCACAAAACGAGAATCTTTGGTGACGCTTCTAAGCACTCCGCAAACGATGTTTCCCACCCCTACAACACTTTTGAAAAAGCTGCCTTGAGCGGAATCTCAATCATAAACTCCGTCCCTTGTCCTGGCTCTGAAATACAGCTCAACTGCCCACCATGTTTATCTACAACAATCTGGTAGCTGATAGATAACCCTAGCCCCGTCCCCTTGCCTACCGGCTTCGTTGTAAAGAAGGATTCAAACAAACGTTGCCGCACTTTTTCCGGCATCCCTGGCCCATTGTCAGCAATCCGAATCGCTACTTTCTCACCATTGATTACTTCCGTGTGAATCCGAATCTTCGGTAAGGGATTATTCGCACTTTCGGAGCGATTATTTATCCCCCGTGCCCCCGTAATCATTAGCTCATCGATTGCATCAATTGCATTTGCCATAATATTCATAAAAACCTGATTGAGTTGTCCGGCATAACATTCCACTAAAGGCAACTCACCATACTCTTTCACTAGCTCAATTGCCGGACGCTCCGCGTTCGCTTTCAGACGATGCTGTAGAATCATCAACGTGCTGTCTAAACCAGCGTGAATGTCCGCAGGTTTTGCGGTTGTTTCGTCAATTCGCGAGAAATTGCGTAACGACTGCATGATCTCTCGAATTCGATCAGTTCCTACTTTCATCGAAGTGAGCAATTTAGGCAAATCTTCTATCAGATAATCTAGTTCGATTGTCTCAACTTCCTCTTCAATCTCGGCAGGCGCATTGGGAAAATGTTGCTGATAAAGATTAACTAAGTTGATTAAATCGTGTACATATCCAGAAGCATGATGCAGATTACCGGAAATAAACCCGACTGGATTATTGACTTCATGGGCTATCCCCGCAACCATTTGTCCTAAACTAGATATTTTTTCAGTTTGAACTAATTGAGTCTGAGTTTGTTGCAACTGGTGAAGAGCTTGTTCTAGTTCCTGAGTTTTTTGGGATAAAGCGCTATTCTTAATTTCCAGTTCGTGAGAGTAATTTTGCAGATTTTTGTAAAGTTGGGCATTCTCTATTGAAATGGCGACTTGGGATGTCAATACTTTTAGAACTTCTAGGCGTTCTGAGGTAAAAACTCCTTGAGTTAAGTCATTTTCTAAGTAAAAAATTCCCGTCAACTGTCTTTTGTGAAAAATAGGAAACCCTAAGATAGACTTAGGTTGGTTCTTCTGAATGTATGGATCATTAATAAAGAGTCCTTCTGTAGTTGCGGAGTCTAAAACTACTGTTTTTTTAGTTCTTTCGATGTAGTGAATCAGCGAAATCGGTAAATCATCACAACTTTCAAGGGGAATTGAGGGCAAAACCGAACAACTTTGTTTACCCAAAAGTTTTTTAGCAACTAGCAACCATTGATTTGATTCTTTTAACAGAAGAATCCCTTTTCGCGCCCCGGCAGTCTCAACCAAGATATGGATCAATTTTTCTAGCAATTGTTCGAGAACAATTTCTGATGAAATCGCTATCGATGCCTTTACAATTGCTGCCAAATCTAGTGCAGCAGAACCTGTTCCTGTTGTGGAGGTTGTCGTCAGAGTTCTCTCAATGCTAATCGTTTCTCTAACCAGGAGCCGGGAGAAAAACTCAGCATATCTTGATTCTAAATCTTTAGATTTTGCCGTTGCTCCCCACCGAATAAAGGTATAGTATGCTTCAGTTAAATAAAACTGAGCTAGCTTCTCTCTACCAAGCGAGAAATAAAACTCTGCCGTCAATTCATTAGCCAGTGCTTCTTCTTGGGTATATCCTTGCTGTTTGGCTCCTTTAATGCTGAGGTCATACAACTCCATCGCGCTAGAAGTTTGTTTTAATATCCGCGCCTTTTCTGCCTCCACTAGATCGTATTTATGCTGATAATTCATTGGCGCGTGGTACGCCCAGTGTTTCATATTTTCCTGGTTGGCATTTACTTTATCGAGGTATTGTTGTTTCTCGGTATCATTAACTTGGGGACAATGAGCTAAAAGAGCCAAAGAATGGTAGAAATTAAGTACAGCAACCTGCATAAAACCAAAAGCAGATCCAGCTTGCTCTGTGGCTAAAGCTGCGCTAGCGATCGCGCCCTCGTAATCTTTAAATTGATACAGAAGAATTGTCTTAGCAACATAGGCAACAAATAAGCCAGTGCCCCCTTTCGATTCAATTAACTGGGGCAAGGTTTCGGCTTCATTAAAACTTTCCCCGATCAATAGAAGTTTATCCGCAGCTTTACCTTGAAAATTTAATCCCAGTTGTCTCCAGATATTCGCAAAATGGATACCCGTTGGCAGGTTTATCTTTACAAGTACCTCAATGTAAGGGGCTTGTTGCTGCACGATAGAATCTAAGCGATCGCCCGTAAAATATAAGTATCCGCAAAAGTTAGCGCCACAATAACTCGCCCATTCAATATCTCCCGTTTCCAAGCCGCTTTGAAGCCCTTGTTGGAAGTAAACAACACTATTTTTAGCATGTTCTTTCCACGGTCTAATATTAGCGTTAAACAAGTTATAGACTTTCGCCTTGAGTTCTTTAGCATCAAATTGTTCTAGAAGCTTTAATGCCAATTTACCCGCATGATATCCAGCATCTATCTTTCCAAGCCCTGACAACAACAAGCCATAAAAACCATAAGCGAAAGCAGATAGCGCCGAATTACCATGTTCAATACAGAGATTAATCATAGTTAATATTATCTGCGGAAAAATCTCTGGCTTTGCCATGAAAACAGGCGCACAAATCGTTTTTAAAATTCGCAATCCCGCTAGTTTCTCCGGATCTGTCATTGCGGGGATCTTGTCTAAGTCTGCGACTCCGGGCAACTCAACAACCAAGCTCTCGTCGCTTGTTAACGTTACGAGAGTAATTCCCAGCCGTTCCAAAACTTGTAGCCCTGTATCGACGGCTTTAACCATCTGAAATTGACAGATATAAATCTGGATTTGTAGCTCGTTTACCTTTACTTCGTCGATTAAACTTGTAGCTTGTTCTAGGGCAACTTCAGCTAAAGTAGCCGCCTGCTCAAAGTTGATATTTAAGTATTCTGCTTCCGCCGACTCAAGATGAAGTGTGAGCGTTAAATCATAGTGGCTTTGCCAGCTATTTTCAGTAAGCAGTCTTAACCCTGCGGTTAAGTATCTAGCAGAAGCTTCATAAGCCGATGCTGCTTTGGCTTTTTTCCCAGCCATCAGATTGAGTTGGGCAAGTTCATCTTTGTCTGCTTGGTTAACAAGCAACTCCACCCCGATATTGAGCTGGTTGACAATATCAAAAACATTCTCTTCCAGCGCATATTTAGCTGTTTTATGTAACAACTGCTGACCAATTTTTAGGTGAGTTGATTTTTTCCGCTCTTCCGGAATCAAAGAATAAGCCGCCTGCTGCACCCGGTCGTGTAAAAATTTATAACTAATCCTGATATCTTCTATCAGGAAATCTCCTTTTTCTGATTGGTCAAAAAATAGAGGGATCTTATAAGTATTGCTCAAAGGTAAAACTAAACCAGCCTGAAGCGCCTCCCACAAATCGTCAGCAGTATTGATTAAAGATTGCTCATTGACAATGGATAGAGCCTCTAAGGTAAATTGGTTTCCAATGCAAGCAGCTAATTTTAGGACTTCCTGGGTTTTTTCCGACAATTTTTGAATATTTCTGGCAACCAGTTCGACGACGTTATAATCTGTAATTCCAATCTTTTGGATTTTCTCAAGATTCCAGAGCCAGCGACTTTCAACAAAGTCAAAGTGTAAAAAGCATTCAGAGTGAAGCGTCTGAAGTAGTTGTGTTAAAAAGAAGGGATTGCCTTGAGTTTTATGAAAAACAAGCTCAGAAACTTCCTTCGATCTTTCGGTTTCTTGAAGGGTATCAGCTACTAATTGATAGACATTTTCAATATCCAAAGGACGAAGAAGAATGTTATTGACAACTGCCTCTGTTTTTTTAAGTTCGTCTAAAGCCAGCATCAACGGATGAGTTTGACTAACTTCGTTATCTCGATAGGCTCCAATCATTAACAGATATTGACTGCCGGGTTCAGTCATCAGCAGTTGGATTAATTTTAAGGAAGCTGAATCTACCCACTGTAAGTCATCTAAGAAAATAACTAACGGATGTTCTGGCTTTGTAAAGACATGAATAAACTGTTGGAACACCCGGTTGAATCGATTTTGAGATTCACTGGGTTCTAGTTGCGGAACTTCTGGCTGAACTCCAGTAATTAGCTCGACTTCGGGTATAACATCAATAACGATCTTACCTTGCGCTCCCAAAGCATTTTCTATCTTTTCCTTCCAAAAAACTATCTGTTCCTGACTTTCCGTTAATAGTTGTCGGATTAATTCTTGCAAAGCTTGAATTAGAGCAGCATAAGGAATATTTCGCTTAAACTGGTCAAACTTACCCGCAATAAAATATCCATGCTGGCGCACAACGGGTTTATGAACTTCCTGAACTAAGCAAGATTTACCAATGCCTGAATAACCAGAAACTAGCATCATTTCAGTAGTTCCAGCACTGACTCGGTCAAAGGCATCCATTAGGGTGGTTACTTCAGTTTCACGACCATACAGTTTTTGGGGGATGAGCAATTGCCCAGATTTATCTCGCTGACCTGGAAGGAAATCTTCAATTTTGCCATTTCTTTGCAATTGAACGAGGCATTCCTCTAAATCTACCTTTAATCCTTGGGCACTTTGATATCGATCTTCAGCGTTTTTAGCTAATAATTTCATTACAATTGCTGAAATTGACGCCGGGATTTTTGGATTGAGCTGGTCGGGAGAAATGGGTTGTTTAGCAATGTGAAAATGAACGAGTTCCAGCGGGTCATTAGAAGAGAAAGGTAAATTTCCCGTCAGCATTTGATAAAAGGTGACGCCTAAGGAGTAAAAGTCGGTACGGTAGTCAATCGACCGATTCATTCTCCCTGTTTGTTCGGGCGACATATAGGCAAGGGTGCCTTCTAGTAAAGTGGGATTACCTTGTGTCTGAGTTTCTCTGGAAAGACGCGATGAAATGCTAAAATCTGTTATTTTAACTTGACGAGTTTTTGAATTTATCAGGATATTGTGGGGTTTAATATCTTTATGAATAATCTGTTTTTGATGCAGGGCAGTAAGGGTATCTGCTAGCTGAATGGCAATCAGAAGAAACTGGTTTAAATCAGTTTTGAGGGGAGAATTGATAACTTTTTCAAGAGATTCTCCGTCAAAATATTCTAATACCAGCGCTAGACCGTTGTTATAGTTTTCTAATGCCAATGATTTGACAACCCCTTCTATATCCAAAGGCAGTAAAATTTTATATTCATGTCTCAATCGAGAAATTTCTTCGAGAGTGGGATATTCGGCTTTCAGGGCTTTTACAATCACAGAGGTTAGTTCAGCCTCTCTAGTACCTTGATAAATAACCGTTTTGGCTCCTTCATGAAGGGGCAAAGGGGAAAGCTGATAACCCGTTAGGTTGATGCTCATTTTCGGAAGTTTGATAAGTATAGTATTGGTGTGTGATGTTGATAGATGCTAGGAGAGGAGACTTGCTTCAAGGAGTTTATCTAGGATAAGTTGTCGCGAAATTGACACAGATTGAATTGATACCTTTTTTTCTATAAACTCCGAATTCAAAAATTGAATTTCATAGAGGTATGGGACTTCTTGGATTTTGGTTGTTGCATTTTATAAATTCCTCACAATTAGAGAATAAATTTGGAGGAAGTGCAAACCTATGCTGGATATGTAAAATGTAGCGATCGCTACCCCATTGCCGCAACGCGATCGCTTCAGTCCTAAGTCGCCTCCTGATTACCGTTGCCAGGGCTATCTGTCTGCTGATTGGCATAGGAGAAGGCACGGGAACATCATCTCATCTGTATTGAGAATGGCCTTAGTTTTAAGAAAATCTTTGATTCTAAATAAATCTATATATTATAAACATAAATCTTTATTAAAACGGTAGCGATCGCGCTTAGCGCCTCCTTCGCCTTTATAAAACTCCCCAATCGAGGAAGTGGTAGGAGCATCAGATAATTAAAAAAGCTTTTGGAAAGCAGGATATTAGTTTGGAGTCAGCCTCTAACGATGCAAAGAACTCGTCTCAACAATCTCTTTGATGTTGTCAGCCAACAGCTGAGGCGATGGTTTCGCAATCCCTGGCGACGCATATCGCTGGTGGTGATGAGCCTATTAGTGGGCGTGTTTCTAGGAACCGCTATTCCCACAACAGCAGGACAAACCGCTAACTGGGATGTGATTGCCGCTGGATTTTTGATTTTCTTCACCGAAACCGTGAATCGGTTCGTTTACGGCAGAAACCGGCGAGTTGTGCCAACAGGTGAAGGTGTTCCCAACCGCTTATTAGTGACAGAAATGTTGAATGCCCTGAAAATCGGTCTGACTTACAGCTTATTTATTGAAGCCTTTAAACTTGGTTCGTGATGGACTCTCTTCGCCAAATTTTTAACGATTGGATCGCTAGAAAAACGCCGACTTCAGCACAGTTGGAACATTTGGCAGCACAGGCGCTAGCCGATGACTTACGGGCGAAAGCTTTTGGCATCACACCCGCCAATGTGGAGGAAGTCATCCGCAAGCGATCGCATTTGTTCCTCTTAATCTATCCCCATCTTTCCTCAGTTCTTAGCCCGCAGTTCCTAGTCCTCAGTTTAGAAACGCTCTGGAACCTCTGGCTTCCCCTAGCCACAAAACTAGCGCAAGAGCGGCAACAGTTAGGACGCCCCCTCATCCAGGGAATTTTAGGGGGACAGGGAACTGGCAAAACGACTCTGGGAGCCGTCCTTACCTTAATTCTCAAACACCTAGGGAACTCGACACTCAGCCTGTCTCTGGATGACCTCTACAAAACCTATCGCGATCGCCTCGCCCTAAGAAAGCAAGACCCCCGCTTAATCTGGCGCGGGCCACCTGGAACCCACGATATTCAGTTGGGTTTAGACGTTTTGGACTGTCTGCGTCAGCCATCTGGGCAACCGATCCCAGTCCCTCGCTTTGATAAATCTGTCTGGGAAGGTGCCGGTGATAGGACGCAGCCAGAAATTGTCCAAGACATCGATATCGTCTTGTTTGAAGGCTGGTTTGTCGGCGTCCGTCCCATTGACCCCGCTACCTTTGACAACGCGCCACCGCCGATTCTAACCGCCGCTGAGCGAACGTTTGCCCGTGACATGAATGCCCGATTGCAGGACTATGTACCTTTATGGGAACGGTTAGATCGGTTGATGTTGCTATATCCCGTTGATTATCGTCTGTCTGTGCAGTGGCGACGGCAGGCAGAACACGACATGATTGCCGCTGGTAAATCTGGCATGACCGATTCAGAAATTGATGAATTTGTCAAGTATTTCTGGAAATCGCTCCACCCAGAGTTATTTATCAAACCGCTGACGAGAAATCCCCGGACGGTAGACTTGGTGGTTGAGATTAATCCTGACCACTCTCCCGGTGACGTTTATCGACCGAGCGATCGCACCGATTAAAACCAATAGCAGCCTAACAAGTAAACTCGCGGCTACTTCTGAAAAAATGTGGAGCAAGTGCTAAAACTGGAGATTCACATGAACAATGGATTCGAGCGGATAGAAGCAGACAATGTTTTGTGTGTCAATACAAATACTCAGAGACTTTTAATTAATCACTCCACTTTCCAAGTGGGTGAATTCATCAACCAGATGCAGGCTCAGGTAGGAGTGAGAGGTGAGCAAATAAAGTGGTTTAGTGAGGGTATAAATTGCAAGGTTCTAAGACCCGGTGCTAATTGGAAACAAGGAAAGGTTAGAGTAACTCTAGAATTTTGGCCTGATGAGCCGGAATCACCGCTAGAGGATATTCGTCAGCAACTCAAAGAAGATGATAGCTAATGGCTAATCTTTCCCCTTGGACGCCTCTCCATGCCCAATTGCATCGAATTTTACGCGATCGCCATCTCTTACCGCGAAACCAGCCGCTATTAGTTGCCGTCTCCGGAGGACAAGATTCCCTCTGTTTAATCAAATTACTGCTGGATTTGCAGCCAAAGTGGGGATGGCATCTGGGAATTGCTCACTGCGATCATCGCTGGCGTTCGGATTCCCAAGCAAATGCTAACCATGTGGAACAGTTGGCGAGAACCTGGAAAGTCCCCTTTTACCTAGAAACCGCCCCAGAAATGCCATCTATCACCTCTGAGGCAGCGGCGCGACAGTGGCGTTATCAAGCCTTGAGTGCGATCGCCCAAAACAATAACTTCCCCTACATTGTCACAGGCCACACCGCGAGCGATCGCGCCGAAACCCTCCTCTATAACCTGATGCGGGGCAGTGGTGCCGATGGATTACAAGCCCTAACTTGGCAGCGTCCACTGACTTCAACACTGCATCCAACACTGCAACTGGTGCGCCCTCTTCTAGAAGTCACCAGGGCACAAACCGCTCAATTTTGCCAAGAATTTCAGATTCCCGTTTGGGAAGATTCCACCAATCAAGACTTCAAGTATGCCCGTAACCGCATCCGCCAAGAGTTACTACCGTACTTACAAACTCACTTTAACCCCCAAGTTGAGCAAGCACTGGCAAAGACGGCAGAACTTTTACGGGCAGATGTGCAATATCTCGAAGAAGCCGCCCAGAAGCTGCTGCAACAAGCCTTAGAAAACGAAGACTCGCCCTCGCCACTCAGCCCTCAGCATGGGCAGGGAGACGCCGCCTCTAAAGCACTCAGCATTGACCAGAGACTTGACAAAAGACTGAATCGCCTCGTATTGCGTCAAGCCCCTCTAGCCCTGCAACGTCGCGTCATGCGGCACTTCCTCGCCTCAGTTCTACCCATCGCCCCCAGCTTCGAGCAAATCGAAAAATTGACTGCCTTAATTACAGCCCCCAACCGCTCTCAAACCGATCCGTTTCCTGGGGGCGCGATCGCACAAGTAGACGGCGCTTGGATTTCAATTAAAAATTAAAAATGCAAAATTAAAAATTAAGACTCACTCATTTTTAATTTTTGATTTTTAATTTTCAATTCTCATGCCGCATTCAACTAACCAGTGGTCAAACTGAGGACAACTTGCCGCATCTCAGTAATCGATTGCAGCTGATAGTCACCCGTTTCCTGAACCTGAGCCAACGTCCCCACGATTGCCTCTAACCTCTGCCGCATCTCATTCAGGCGATCCTGCATTGGCTGTAGCGTTTCCTGATAGGTATTAACCTTGCCCACGAGTTCCGCTGCCGCCGCCCTCATTTCCTGCAATTTCTGCTCTAGCTGTTTGATCTGATTGCGCTCTTGCTCCTGTTCGCCAGCTTGATGGTCAATCATGCCTTGAGCTTGCTGAATGCTCATCCGTATCTGCTCAATCTGGCTTTCCAGCTTTTGCACTTCCTCTGCCTGTTGCTGTCGTTGTCCCTCCAACTGAGTCAGAACTGGACCCAAGTCAATCTTTTGATTGTCCTGCGCTTCATTGTCCGGAATTCCTTGGCGTCGCCGCAGTACCCGCGAGTGTTGATTTAAAACTTCTTCTCGCTCCCGCAGAGAGATGCGTTGACCCACCAGCGTTTCATCTAGCATTTGGTAGCAATCCTGCTCCTCTGCCAGCTCATTTTCCAAACTAAGGCGGTCGTACTCGCTAGCTTGCTCGATCTTCGCCTGCAATTCCTCAACCATCTGGCGCTGCAAGGTCAACTCTTCTTCCTGATCGTTGACAAAGCGGACCACTTTTTCTAAATCTTGCTGAAGATTTTGCACGGTTTCTTGCAACTCGCCGAGCGGCATTTTCTCCAGCGCTTCCAGATCGACCTTTTGGCTAATCTTGACACTCGTTGAAGTCGTTGCCAGACGGTGAAGTTGCTCGTACAACTCCT
The Coleofasciculus sp. FACHB-1120 genome window above contains:
- a CDS encoding ATP-binding sensor histidine kinase translates to MSINLTGYQLSPLPLHEGAKTVIYQGTREAELTSVIVKALKAEYPTLEEISRLRHEYKILLPLDIEGVVKSLALENYNNGLALVLEYFDGESLEKVINSPLKTDLNQFLLIAIQLADTLTALHQKQIIHKDIKPHNILINSKTRQVKITDFSISSRLSRETQTQGNPTLLEGTLAYMSPEQTGRMNRSIDYRTDFYSLGVTFYQMLTGNLPFSSNDPLELVHFHIAKQPISPDQLNPKIPASISAIVMKLLAKNAEDRYQSAQGLKVDLEECLVQLQRNGKIEDFLPGQRDKSGQLLIPQKLYGRETEVTTLMDAFDRVSAGTTEMMLVSGYSGIGKSCLVQEVHKPVVRQHGYFIAGKFDQFKRNIPYAALIQALQELIRQLLTESQEQIVFWKEKIENALGAQGKIVIDVIPEVELITGVQPEVPQLEPSESQNRFNRVFQQFIHVFTKPEHPLVIFLDDLQWVDSASLKLIQLLMTEPGSQYLLMIGAYRDNEVSQTHPLMLALDELKKTEAVVNNILLRPLDIENVYQLVADTLQETERSKEVSELVFHKTQGNPFFLTQLLQTLHSECFLHFDFVESRWLWNLEKIQKIGITDYNVVELVARNIQKLSEKTQEVLKLAACIGNQFTLEALSIVNEQSLINTADDLWEALQAGLVLPLSNTYKIPLFFDQSEKGDFLIEDIRISYKFLHDRVQQAAYSLIPEERKKSTHLKIGQQLLHKTAKYALEENVFDIVNQLNIGVELLVNQADKDELAQLNLMAGKKAKAASAYEASARYLTAGLRLLTENSWQSHYDLTLTLHLESAEAEYLNINFEQAATLAEVALEQATSLIDEVKVNELQIQIYICQFQMVKAVDTGLQVLERLGITLVTLTSDESLVVELPGVADLDKIPAMTDPEKLAGLRILKTICAPVFMAKPEIFPQIILTMINLCIEHGNSALSAFAYGFYGLLLSGLGKIDAGYHAGKLALKLLEQFDAKELKAKVYNLFNANIRPWKEHAKNSVVYFQQGLQSGLETGDIEWASYCGANFCGYLYFTGDRLDSIVQQQAPYIEVLVKINLPTGIHFANIWRQLGLNFQGKAADKLLLIGESFNEAETLPQLIESKGGTGLFVAYVAKTILLYQFKDYEGAIASAALATEQAGSAFGFMQVAVLNFYHSLALLAHCPQVNDTEKQQYLDKVNANQENMKHWAYHAPMNYQHKYDLVEAEKARILKQTSSAMELYDLSIKGAKQQGYTQEEALANELTAEFYFSLGREKLAQFYLTEAYYTFIRWGATAKSKDLESRYAEFFSRLLVRETISIERTLTTTSTTGTGSAALDLAAIVKASIAISSEIVLEQLLEKLIHILVETAGARKGILLLKESNQWLLVAKKLLGKQSCSVLPSIPLESCDDLPISLIHYIERTKKTVVLDSATTEGLFINDPYIQKNQPKSILGFPIFHKRQLTGIFYLENDLTQGVFTSERLEVLKVLTSQVAISIENAQLYKNLQNYSHELEIKNSALSQKTQELEQALHQLQQTQTQLVQTEKISSLGQMVAGIAHEVNNPVGFISGNLHHASGYVHDLINLVNLYQQHFPNAPAEIEEEVETIELDYLIEDLPKLLTSMKVGTDRIREIMQSLRNFSRIDETTAKPADIHAGLDSTLMILQHRLKANAERPAIELVKEYGELPLVECYAGQLNQVFMNIMANAIDAIDELMITGARGINNRSESANNPLPKIRIHTEVINGEKVAIRIADNGPGMPEKVRQRLFESFFTTKPVGKGTGLGLSISYQIVVDKHGGQLSCISEPGQGTEFMIEIPLKAAFSKVL
- a CDS encoding DUF565 domain-containing protein, translated to MQRTRLNNLFDVVSQQLRRWFRNPWRRISLVVMSLLVGVFLGTAIPTTAGQTANWDVIAAGFLIFFTETVNRFVYGRNRRVVPTGEGVPNRLLVTEMLNALKIGLTYSLFIEAFKLGS
- a CDS encoding glycerate kinase yields the protein MDSLRQIFNDWIARKTPTSAQLEHLAAQALADDLRAKAFGITPANVEEVIRKRSHLFLLIYPHLSSVLSPQFLVLSLETLWNLWLPLATKLAQERQQLGRPLIQGILGGQGTGKTTLGAVLTLILKHLGNSTLSLSLDDLYKTYRDRLALRKQDPRLIWRGPPGTHDIQLGLDVLDCLRQPSGQPIPVPRFDKSVWEGAGDRTQPEIVQDIDIVLFEGWFVGVRPIDPATFDNAPPPILTAAERTFARDMNARLQDYVPLWERLDRLMLLYPVDYRLSVQWRRQAEHDMIAAGKSGMTDSEIDEFVKYFWKSLHPELFIKPLTRNPRTVDLVVEINPDHSPGDVYRPSDRTD